The following are from one region of the Rhizobacter sp. AJA081-3 genome:
- a CDS encoding NAD+ synthase yields MSAQPTVKVALAQINVTVGDIAGNAQRIVESAQRAHAQGARLVLFPELSLCGYPPEDLLLRPAFMQACADALAGCARALGDLEGLHVVVGHPHQFGERGDVRSKSVAVQQRYNAASVLAGGRVLATYCKRELPNYQVFDERRYFASGRDAAQSPVLFEVGSTRFAVLICEDAWFDEPAASAKAAGAQVLCVLNASPFHLGKLAEREARMAERARNVGMPLLYSHLTGAQDEVVFDGASFALDAQGRVAARAPMFEEALTIVEIQGERVTGPIADVPCVEAQAWAALVTGVRDYLGKNGFPGAIIGLSGGVDSALVLAIAVDALGADKVRAVMMPSPYTADISWIDARDMARRLGVRYDEISIVPMFDAFRTSLAQEFAGLPEDATEENIQARIRGTLLMALSNKFGAIVLTTGNKSEMATGYCTLYGDMAGGFAVIKDVAKTLVYRLAVWKNAQGREVIPERIITRPPSAELRPDQKDQDSLPPYEVLDAILERYMEDDQSIEQIVAAGFDPADVERVTRLIKINEYKRRQAPVGIRITHRAFGRDWRYPITSKFRA; encoded by the coding sequence ATGTCAGCCCAGCCCACGGTGAAGGTGGCCCTCGCGCAGATCAACGTGACGGTGGGCGACATCGCCGGCAACGCCCAGCGCATCGTCGAATCCGCTCAGCGCGCCCACGCGCAGGGCGCTCGGCTGGTGCTGTTCCCTGAACTGAGCCTGTGCGGCTACCCACCCGAAGACCTGCTGCTGCGCCCGGCCTTCATGCAGGCCTGTGCCGATGCGCTGGCCGGCTGCGCGCGGGCGCTGGGCGATCTCGAAGGCTTGCACGTGGTGGTGGGGCATCCGCATCAGTTCGGTGAGCGGGGGGATGTTAGGTCCAAGTCGGTGGCGGTGCAGCAGCGCTACAACGCAGCCTCGGTGCTCGCAGGGGGACGCGTCCTCGCCACCTACTGCAAGCGCGAACTGCCGAACTACCAGGTGTTCGACGAGCGGCGCTATTTCGCCTCGGGCCGCGACGCAGCGCAGTCGCCCGTGCTCTTCGAGGTCGGCAGCACGCGTTTCGCCGTGCTGATCTGCGAGGACGCCTGGTTCGACGAACCGGCGGCCAGCGCGAAGGCCGCTGGCGCACAGGTTCTGTGCGTGCTGAATGCGTCGCCCTTCCACCTGGGCAAGCTGGCCGAACGCGAGGCGCGCATGGCCGAACGCGCGCGCAATGTCGGGATGCCGCTGCTCTACTCGCACCTGACCGGTGCGCAGGATGAAGTCGTGTTCGATGGTGCTTCCTTCGCGCTCGATGCGCAGGGCCGCGTGGCCGCCCGCGCGCCGATGTTCGAGGAGGCGCTGACGATCGTCGAGATCCAGGGCGAGCGCGTGACGGGCCCGATTGCAGACGTGCCGTGTGTCGAGGCCCAGGCCTGGGCGGCGCTGGTCACCGGCGTGCGCGACTACCTCGGCAAGAACGGCTTCCCCGGCGCGATCATCGGCCTGTCGGGTGGTGTCGACTCGGCCTTGGTGCTGGCCATCGCAGTCGATGCGCTGGGTGCCGACAAGGTGCGCGCCGTGATGATGCCGTCGCCTTACACCGCCGACATCTCCTGGATCGACGCGCGCGACATGGCGCGACGCCTGGGCGTCCGCTACGACGAGATCTCCATCGTCCCGATGTTCGACGCCTTCCGCACCAGCCTGGCGCAGGAGTTCGCCGGCCTGCCGGAAGATGCCACCGAAGAGAACATCCAGGCACGCATCCGGGGCACGCTTCTGATGGCCCTGTCGAACAAGTTCGGCGCGATCGTGCTGACCACCGGCAACAAGAGCGAGATGGCGACGGGCTACTGCACGCTGTACGGCGACATGGCCGGCGGCTTCGCGGTCATCAAGGACGTGGCCAAGACGCTGGTCTACCGCCTGGCGGTGTGGAAGAACGCTCAGGGACGCGAGGTGATCCCCGAGCGCATCATCACCCGGCCACCCTCGGCTGAACTGCGGCCGGACCAGAAGGACCAGGATAGCCTGCCGCCCTACGAGGTGCTGGACGCCATCCTCGAGCGCTACATGGAAGACGATCAATCGATCGAGCAGATCGTGGCGGCCGGCTTCGACCCGGCCGACGTGGAGCGGGTCACGCGGCTCATCAAGATCAACGAGTACAAGCGCCGGCAGGCGCCGGTGGGCATCCGCATCACGCACCGTGCGTTCGGGCGCGACTGGAGATACCCGATCACGTCGAAGTTCCGCGCTTAA
- a CDS encoding GNAT family N-acetyltransferase, which translates to MSKVSQVDSGLDEGSKDYVIRVQDNPAQIDAAAWNALLEGQGSATPFMRHEYLSALHVSGSANAATGWRPRFISVWRGEELVAACPLYLKEHSYGEYVFDWAWADAYQRHGLAYYPKLLDAVPFTPVPGCRLLARSLSDRRLLLRAMRQLAVQDGLSSAHLLFIDEADREAALAEGWMLRSNVQFHWTNPPDAPYPDFAAFLACLQREKRKKIQQERRRVAEAGIRFDTLEGDAITHADWDFFYRCYTLTYRAHHSTPYLTRDFFGCMAATMARHWVMFVARRGDEAIAASLIAVDPDRGVAFGRYWGCIEQVPCLHFEACYYQPLQWCIARNYSRFEGGAQGEHKMARGLLPVQTHSAHWLAHPQFAQAVADFLAREGAGVEDYLDELNERRPFKA; encoded by the coding sequence ATGAGCAAGGTTTCGCAGGTGGATTCAGGCCTCGACGAGGGCTCGAAAGATTATGTCATCCGGGTGCAAGACAACCCGGCGCAGATCGACGCGGCCGCCTGGAACGCCTTGCTCGAAGGCCAGGGCAGCGCCACGCCCTTCATGCGCCACGAGTACCTCTCGGCGCTGCACGTCTCCGGCAGTGCGAACGCGGCCACCGGATGGCGGCCACGCTTCATCTCAGTGTGGCGCGGCGAAGAGCTCGTTGCCGCCTGCCCGCTGTACCTGAAGGAACATTCCTACGGCGAGTACGTGTTCGACTGGGCCTGGGCCGATGCCTATCAGCGCCACGGCCTCGCGTACTACCCGAAGCTGCTCGACGCCGTGCCCTTCACGCCGGTGCCGGGCTGTCGGCTGCTGGCGCGCAGCTTGTCCGACCGTCGCCTGCTGTTGCGCGCGATGCGCCAACTCGCCGTTCAGGACGGCCTGTCGTCGGCGCACCTGCTCTTCATCGACGAAGCCGACCGCGAGGCCGCGCTGGCCGAGGGCTGGATGCTGCGCAGCAACGTGCAATTCCACTGGACCAACCCGCCCGACGCGCCCTACCCCGACTTCGCTGCGTTCCTGGCGTGTCTTCAGCGCGAGAAGCGCAAGAAGATCCAGCAGGAGAGGCGCCGCGTCGCCGAGGCCGGCATCCGCTTCGACACGCTCGAAGGCGACGCGATCACGCACGCCGACTGGGACTTCTTCTACCGCTGCTACACCCTCACCTACCGCGCGCACCACTCGACGCCCTACCTGACCCGCGACTTCTTCGGCTGCATGGCGGCGACGATGGCGCGCCACTGGGTCATGTTCGTGGCCCGGCGCGGCGACGAAGCGATCGCCGCCTCGTTGATCGCCGTCGATCCCGATCGCGGCGTCGCGTTCGGCCGCTACTGGGGCTGCATCGAGCAGGTCCCCTGCCTGCACTTCGAGGCCTGCTACTACCAACCGCTGCAGTGGTGCATCGCCCGGAACTACAGCCGCTTCGAAGGCGGCGCGCAAGGCGAGCACAAGATGGCGCGCGGCCTGCTGCCGGTGCAGACGCATTCCGCGCACTGGCTCGCCCACCCGCAGTTCGCGCAGGCGGTGGCCGACTTCCTGGCGCGCGAAGGCGCCGGCGTCGAGGACTACCTCGACGAGCTGAACGAGCGCCGGCCGTTCAAGGCTTGA
- a CDS encoding pitrilysin family protein — protein sequence MLRFLRGFVFFFLALLVGAAQAQRLPAGVRAVTSVEGIDEYRLANGLQLLLVPDDSKPTTTVNLTYHVGSRHENYGETGMAHLLEHLIFKGSPKHPKVWAEFQKRGLAANGSTNFDRTNYTASFSADEGNLNWYIGWLADSMVNSFIARKDLDTEMTVVRNEMEMGENSPQRILYQRTMALMYDWHNYGKDVIGARSDVENVDIGRLQAFYRTYYQPDNATLIVSGRIDAAQVLRQVAATFGKLPRPKRSLPAQYTLDAAQDGERTVTLRRVGGAPLIFVGYHMPPAGHPDSAASDLLALVLGDSPSGRLHKRLTEKKLAAGTFGESFGLAEPSVLLLGAQLSPGQNADAAKTAMLSTAESFASEPIGEEELERARAKWLKGWEQTFNNPEAIGMTLSESVAQGDWRMFFLARDRVREVKLAEVQRVASQRLIADNRTLATYLPTEKPLRAPVPQRMDMAQAMREFKPAQAAGRVEAFEATPANIDARTQRFEVGGIRAALVPKGTRGQAVRAVLTLRFGNVESLAGLGDVPDFTAALLDKGTATMTREQVQDRLDQLKTELSFRASPGQLSVSISSRREHLPAAIALVGELLRKPALPADAFDEIRRQALTGIEQQRKEPGSVADNALGRLGNPYPRGDVRYERTFDEMVADVNAVTLDKVRDFHARFYGASRGEFAAAGDMDAAQVRTALQSALGDWRGAASYTRVPQPFVAQVPQRLVLSTPDKQNATMLVQLPVPLSDRDADYPALTMANYLLGLGGNSRLWKRIRETEGLSYDVNSRVSWSSHEAHSIWTASAIFAPQNGPKVEKAFREELERAVREGFSAQELAEGQRGLLNFRRLSRAQDGAIAASLANNLNLDRTFAYSARIDSELGRLTLAQVNAALRKYLKPDGLVFVLAGDFKP from the coding sequence ATGCTCCGATTCCTCCGCGGGTTCGTCTTCTTCTTTCTCGCGCTGCTGGTAGGCGCCGCGCAGGCGCAGCGCTTGCCCGCCGGCGTGCGCGCCGTGACCTCGGTCGAGGGCATCGACGAGTACCGGCTCGCCAACGGTCTGCAGCTGCTTCTGGTGCCTGACGACTCCAAGCCGACGACGACGGTCAATCTCACCTACCACGTCGGTTCGCGCCACGAGAACTACGGCGAGACGGGCATGGCGCATTTGCTCGAGCACCTGATCTTCAAGGGGTCGCCGAAGCATCCCAAGGTCTGGGCCGAGTTCCAGAAGCGCGGGCTGGCAGCCAACGGCTCGACGAACTTCGATCGAACCAACTACACCGCCAGCTTCTCCGCCGACGAAGGAAATCTCAACTGGTACATCGGCTGGCTGGCCGATTCGATGGTCAACAGCTTCATCGCGCGCAAGGACCTGGACACCGAGATGACGGTGGTGCGTAACGAGATGGAGATGGGCGAGAACAGCCCGCAGCGCATCCTCTATCAGCGCACGATGGCCCTGATGTACGACTGGCACAACTACGGCAAGGACGTGATCGGTGCGCGCAGCGACGTGGAGAACGTCGACATCGGCCGACTTCAGGCCTTCTATCGCACCTACTACCAGCCCGACAACGCCACGCTGATCGTCTCCGGCCGCATCGATGCGGCCCAGGTGCTGCGCCAGGTGGCGGCGACCTTCGGCAAGCTGCCGCGCCCGAAACGCAGCCTGCCTGCGCAGTACACGCTCGACGCGGCGCAGGACGGCGAACGCACCGTCACCCTGCGCCGCGTGGGCGGAGCGCCGCTGATCTTCGTCGGCTACCACATGCCGCCCGCAGGGCACCCGGATTCGGCGGCCTCCGACCTGCTGGCACTGGTGCTCGGCGACTCGCCGTCGGGGCGTCTGCACAAGCGCCTGACCGAGAAGAAGCTGGCCGCGGGAACCTTCGGGGAATCCTTCGGGCTGGCCGAGCCGTCGGTGCTGCTTCTGGGCGCGCAACTGTCGCCGGGCCAGAATGCCGATGCGGCGAAGACGGCCATGCTGTCCACTGCGGAGTCCTTCGCCAGCGAGCCGATCGGCGAGGAGGAACTGGAGCGGGCCCGTGCCAAGTGGCTCAAGGGCTGGGAGCAGACCTTCAACAACCCCGAGGCCATCGGGATGACGCTGTCGGAGTCGGTCGCGCAGGGAGACTGGCGCATGTTCTTTCTTGCGCGAGACCGCGTTCGCGAGGTCAAGCTGGCCGAGGTGCAACGCGTTGCGTCCCAGCGCCTGATCGCAGACAACCGCACGCTGGCCACCTACCTCCCCACCGAGAAGCCGTTGCGCGCGCCGGTGCCGCAGCGCATGGACATGGCGCAGGCAATGCGCGAGTTCAAGCCCGCGCAAGCGGCCGGCCGGGTCGAGGCGTTCGAGGCGACGCCGGCCAACATCGATGCGCGCACCCAGCGTTTCGAGGTGGGCGGCATCCGCGCCGCGCTGGTGCCCAAAGGCACGCGCGGCCAAGCGGTGCGTGCCGTGCTGACGCTGCGCTTCGGCAATGTGGAGAGCCTGGCCGGCCTGGGCGACGTGCCGGACTTCACTGCGGCGCTCCTCGACAAGGGCACGGCGACGATGACGCGCGAACAGGTGCAGGACCGGCTGGACCAGCTGAAAACCGAGCTGTCGTTCCGCGCATCACCGGGGCAACTGAGCGTGTCGATCTCGTCGCGTCGCGAGCACCTGCCGGCGGCCATTGCGTTGGTCGGCGAACTGCTGCGCAAACCGGCGTTGCCGGCCGACGCCTTCGACGAGATCCGCCGGCAGGCACTCACCGGCATCGAGCAGCAGCGCAAGGAACCGGGCTCCGTCGCAGACAACGCTCTCGGCCGGCTCGGCAATCCGTACCCGCGCGGCGACGTGCGCTACGAGCGGACCTTCGATGAGATGGTGGCCGACGTGAACGCAGTCACGCTGGACAAGGTGCGCGACTTCCACGCGCGCTTCTACGGCGCATCTCGCGGGGAGTTCGCTGCGGCAGGCGACATGGATGCAGCCCAGGTGCGCACGGCGCTGCAGTCGGCCCTGGGCGACTGGCGCGGCGCGGCCTCCTACACGCGCGTACCGCAGCCTTTTGTGGCGCAGGTGCCGCAGCGTCTGGTACTGAGCACACCGGACAAGCAGAACGCGACGATGCTGGTGCAACTGCCGGTGCCACTGTCGGATCGCGACGCCGACTACCCGGCGCTGACGATGGCGAACTACCTGCTCGGCCTGGGCGGCAATTCGCGCCTGTGGAAGCGCATCCGCGAGACCGAGGGCCTGTCTTACGACGTGAACAGCCGGGTGTCGTGGAGCTCGCACGAAGCCCATTCGATCTGGACGGCCAGCGCGATCTTCGCGCCGCAGAATGGGCCGAAGGTCGAGAAGGCGTTTCGTGAGGAGCTCGAGCGTGCAGTGCGCGAGGGTTTCAGCGCGCAGGAGCTGGCGGAGGGCCAGCGCGGGCTGCTGAACTTCCGCCGGCTATCGCGCGCGCAGGATGGAGCTATCGCCGCTTCGCTGGCGAACAACCTCAACCTCGACCGCACCTTCGCCTACTCCGCGCGCATCGATTCCGAACTGGGCCGGTTGACGCTCGCCCAGGTCAACGCCGCGTTGCGCAAGTACCTGAAGCCGGACGGCTTGGTGTTTGTCCTTGCCGGCGACTTCAAGCCTTGA
- the ppa gene encoding inorganic diphosphatase, whose protein sequence is MSLHNVTPGPKAPDNFNVIIEIPMNADPIKYEVDKETGAMFVDRFMTTAMHYPCNYGYIPMTLADDGDPVDVLVITPYALTPGVVVTCRPLGVLKMDDEAGGDAKLLAVPIDKVCPIYSHWNKPEDINQMRLKAIQHFFEHYKDLEAGKWVKVQGWEGPEAAKAEVVNGVAAYQNAKKKA, encoded by the coding sequence ATGAGCCTGCACAACGTCACCCCCGGCCCGAAGGCACCCGACAACTTCAACGTGATCATCGAGATCCCGATGAACGCTGATCCGATCAAGTACGAGGTGGACAAGGAAACCGGTGCGATGTTCGTCGACCGATTCATGACGACGGCGATGCACTATCCGTGCAACTACGGCTACATCCCGATGACGCTGGCCGACGACGGCGACCCGGTCGACGTGCTCGTGATCACGCCGTACGCGCTGACGCCGGGCGTGGTGGTGACCTGCCGGCCGCTGGGCGTGCTGAAGATGGACGACGAGGCCGGCGGCGACGCCAAGCTGCTGGCGGTGCCGATCGACAAGGTCTGCCCGATCTACAGCCACTGGAACAAGCCGGAAGACATCAACCAGATGCGCCTGAAGGCGATCCAGCACTTCTTCGAGCACTACAAGGACCTGGAGGCCGGCAAGTGGGTCAAGGTCCAGGGCTGGGAAGGCCCGGAGGCCGCCAAGGCTGAAGTCGTGAACGGCGTTGCGGCCTACCAGAACGCCAAGAAGAAGGCCTGA